The DNA sequence TCGTGAGCAGCTGAAGGAATGGAGTGGACGCCTTACAGGGTTGAGGTCTCACGGTGAAAAGATCACGCTCAAGGTCGTGCCTATGAGGGATGCTTGGAGGGAGGGTGCTCGTGATGCAAAGTGTCTAGCGGCGCTTGCTCTCTGGCAGGGACTTCgccaggagaagaaggtgtaACATTTTGTCTATCCTTTTTATTTCTAGTGTCATAACATTTCTGATTTATAGCTTGAATCGTTGAGCTAGGAGGACTCCCTCGGCCAGAGTTCCCACGCGGGCGTCAATGGCGTAGCCCTCTGCCTCGAGTTTCTTGCACTCGTCCCATAGATCAGCCAACTTGACGGTAAACACCTCGATAAACTCGTTCTCCTCAAGTTCGGGCTTGAGATTCTGGTTTTCGGGAAGCGACATGTCGATGCTCACGTGAACCATGCGAAGGTTGGTGTTGCAGAAGCCAGGATCGTTGAACATCATGGGCGACGTCTCCGTGACCTCTCCCACATAGCCCGTTTCCTCTCTGAGCTCACGCACGGCGCATTGCTCGACTGTTTCACCCTCATCGATGAGGCCTGCAGGGACCTCGATCGCGACCATATCGATGGGAGGACGGTACTGCTTCTGGAGGATGATCTCTTTGCCGGTAGGCTTATCGAGAatggcgacgatgccgacgccGTCAATGTCTGCGTCCTTGGGACGGGTGCGGCGTTCAGCGGATTCCCATGTTCTAGTGACGTCCTTTGGGTCTGTGTATGTGATTCTTGAGAGGTCAGCGAGTTCGGAGATGTGTGAGATGAGTACGTACTTGGAGAGCTTGATCCAGtgggcctcttcctctgacTGAGCTGAGTTAGTATACTGAGACAGAAATCAGAGATTGTATAATCTTACCAGAGGCCCTGTTGAGACAACCTTAGAATCAGAAACAGACATTGTTTTGTGCGTGTTTGTCTCTTTCAGTGCGAGAACCCGTCATGATAAACACACCTAAAAACTGGCCCCGCCGAACTTCGGTGAGGGGCCCGGTCACACAAGGCTACCCTGAAACTCGCACTTGGCCCATGTCTCGGTCAGTTTGTCGACCGCGTGAAAGATGATTGGATATGACGGTGAAGATCAAGAGCGAGTACGCATTGGTTTGGAAGAATGATTGGACTTGATTGAGGGTTGGACAACTGGCGGTGTGAATGAGGCACTCAATGAGGTTGTGGTACGTGGCAATTGAGGTGctgagagaagagacaacTCATGAACCAACTCTTGATCTTATCGATATCCCTTTAAACACGGACAGGCTTTCCAACTTCACTACCCGAATCAACACTGCAAACCCTCTTGCAAGTAGCCTTATCCGCCTGGCCGTGCAGAATCTCAATCCACTGAATCTGCTGATAAGCCACGCCGCCCTCGGCCATAGTGCCCGTCCAGTCACCACCATCGCTCCAAGCATTGAAACTGAACTGCGCCGGATCGCGTGGTACCTGGAAAGAGTTCACCCACGTCTGCTTGCCATTAACCTTCCAGACCGTCTCCTTGGGCGTCCAGTCCATCCGGTGCGCAGCCCAGTCTGTCCACTTGACGCCGTCGGGCATCGTGACGGCCTTGCTGGCTCCCACGACTTCCTCGCCTTCCTCCGTGTAGGAAGGTTGGTTCGTGTAGTGGATGAGACCCTTGGGGTCTGAAGTCAGGACTTCAATGTCGGCTTCTTGCACGTCGGCTAGCTTTTCGCCGCCGAGGTATGTGAACATGGCTGTACAGGCACCGGGAGAACCCTTGGTGCGAGCGTACATGCGCATAGAAGCGTAGTGATACTTGTTGATGGACTCAAACTCTGCCGCAGACTGGAATCCCTTGTGACGAGCTGTTCGCATCGTCATGAAGGTATCACTGGCAGGCGAGTTGTCGGTGTTCTTCTCGATATAAATATTGTTATAAGAGTTCTGCATCGGAAACTCTGAGTTTCCATTCTCCCAGTTCTGCAGACCCCAAGTCTGACCAAATTCAGACTCCCAGTTGAAGAACGAGCTAGAAAAGTCTGCGTCGGCGTTTCCCTGCTGGGTCTGGATCAGAGCTGGGACCTTTGCGTACTGAGACAGAGAGCGAAAGTCCCAGAACATGTGACCGGAGTAGTATTTGTTGTCGGCTACGTAGCAGTCGCATTGGGAGTCGTCGACTGCGGCTGCCCGGGCGCCGTTGCAGCTTGCGAGGGCGATGGGCAGAGCCGTGAGgatggaggcgaggaagGACTTGGGagaagacatgatggatgattTGCTTTGGGATCTATCGCTAGAATGAGGGCATCATGGCCGGGCTGTCGGTCTTATATAACATCATGAAGGCTTATAGAGCATACCTCGTCGTCCTTTCTAATTAGCCTCAATCCTTCATGTTTCCACCCTCAATAGAAACATGGACAAGGCTTGTCAGTCATGATCGACAAAACGGTCAACATACGGAGTACATCATGCAAGACTCCCGCCCACGGACCAGCACTAGAGATGAACACCCACGGTAAAGGGGCACACGGGGAGCTCAGACGGCTCTGTGATAGGACGGCTCGGACACATAAACGTCTCGAGCGCCAGGGTGTTCGGGGATCGGATCATGAGATGGGCAGGGGGTGAGCGGGAGGGCCCATTACCTTCCGAAACGCTGGCTTGGAGCTGAAGCTAGACAAGGGTTGGTAGGTGTTTCTGCCTGTTTTTGAAGGATTCGTGAGAAACTAGAAGGTGGCATTGCTTCCAAAGTGTCGTGCCATAAGCAGTCCCACATCGACAGGAGAGTCCGTGGTGAGGTATTAGTTTCTGCCCCCAGGTCAAGGGTATGATTGGAAGATTTGTGTGTTGAACTCCGTCGGATTCTTAAAGAAGGTGGTATGGTGGGATCGACGATTGCTGACACGAGACGAATGAGGTTCCAAATAAAGGACCCTTTTAAGGCTGAGCTCGGGCTATTGACTCGCCTAAACTGTGAAGGATTGTGGTAGAGGCTTTGACTTGCTCAACTTAAGACCGAAGGAATCCTTCCATTGCTGTTGCGAATCATCGGTTAGCCTCGTAGGGCACTTGGTTCGTATTTCTATTTCCAAGAGATTGTTTAGGACTATATGGTAGTATTTCGGGACTCATCATGGCCTCATGACTTGGATTTGAGGATGAGATATCCCCGGATGTTCCGTACAGAATCCCACAGAGTGCGAAGGGTGATCGAGTTGATGATCCCggaggaaggggaagaaTGTACATTATTAATCCGCAACGGCACTCATTGACGAACTCGGATGTCCAAGTTCATCCGTTAATGGAGGATTAGCCGAAGAATATGGCATCCACTTGAATGAGAgagactgggactgggaccTCTTTTCTATATGCCTTACTCGAGACATTGAGGGTGGCAAAAGAAGAGGCACGGATgtcgcttggccttgggtcACAGTTCTCATGAGCGAGAAGACATGAGCACATCTCTGAATGGTATTTTGGACCTTATACATGCTGTAGGAAGCTTGGTCATATACTTGAACACTTTGCTACGGTAACTCAGGTAACTGGGAAGTACATAAGGACATTCTCTGCTTAGATGGAGTTGACAGAGCGTTTTCTCCAAAGCCTCGTCAAATGAAGTGCACCGCCTTTGCGCATGATAGATCGCTTCGAAGAAGACTTCGCGACCAACTCTCACTCCCTAGTCTGGCCAAACCCGGGATTTCCAAAGGAATTCTTGGCGAGAGTGATCAAGGGGGCTAGACTTCATAGATGGCTCAGCGATTGCCGTGATCTTGGCCGCGGTCTTCAGTCGGTCAAGGTCTTTCGTGTCTCGCTTAGTGCGAATTATGGAGATCTGGTGGTAAGCCATATAGTCTTGGAACCTCTCATGCCACTCGTGGTTACATGAGTACCAGAAGTGCCTGTGGATTTACATATGCAAGCAGCCAAGATTATATCAGGTCAAGGCAGCGAAGGCAACACCACCTTTATATACCAACAGACAACCAAGTACCCGAAAATACCAATGAGCAGAAGAAATTGACACCAAATTTGTTTCTGCTTGCATATAAAAGCTCTTGGTAACCCGACGTCCTGTGCTAGGATAGTGTCTTGAGAGTGCAAAGAGGCCATCGACACTACTACAAGGCACTTGTCCAAACGGCGAACAACCTGTCGAGGTGGTCAGGACCAGTAGTGCCATGGCTTGGCTTAGTTGAAGGCCAACAAGACTACACGACCCCATCTCGATCTGTTTCTCGAGTGTCTGGGTTCAGTTGTTGCTGTGGAAGGCTGGCAGTACCGTTCACTTGGGCACCACTCTTTGATCTCGACCAGTGATGAAGCCACTCGGGCAAGACTGCATAAGACAAGGGAGACCCAGCCCTGTAAGTGCTGTGCTAATCTGAAAATGACGGCGAACCACAGATAGAGATGACCCGTTCTCCCGAACGTCAACGATGGATCTCAGTCTATTCCCTGTCTACGTAGCAGTATCGGAACAGCCTAGGTAAATAACCCAACTCATGGAAGTAGCAGGAGCTGAATAATTTGAGGCCACGCTACTGCCATCTTAGCACAAGATGTCAACCTGTCTCCTTCAGCTGAGTCGAGCTATGAGCATATTGTTTGTCGCCCGGGGCTGCGTTAAGGCACCATTTAGAAAAGCTCGGCTGGGCCAAGTAGGTAACAGAACCCTCAGGGTTACGTATAATTGCTGTGCGCGTATACTGGTGCTTCAATTCTTGGCGCGCCTGAGCCTGAGGTTGTGTATATTCTCCGCCTGGGTTAAAAGTGCAGTGAAAAAAGCCAATTGGAGTTTCAGCGTTTTGTAATTGCAAAACTTGGTGGATCTTAGAACCCTTGCTAGCCTCTGTTTTCAAGATCTTGATTCGCTATCCCGAAATAACTAGAGgcaaggtggtggtggccgaAGGAAGTCGGCATGGTAAATGGCCAACCTATCCAACATCTAAAGGTTCAGTCAGTGGAATCTTTTCAAGAATCTCTAGAGCACGAGATGCCGACCTTCACCGACTGGGGTACTCAATGGATTGCTCGTCGCCTATGGGATGGTATTCTAAAAGACTTGATCGAGAAGTGGCAGTTTCGTGCATTGTCTGAATGCCATGGATACTTGGGTTACAAATGCAGTGAAGTCGGAAGACAGGCTACCATCCACTTCAAGCCAGATTCAACCTAGCAGTAAGGGTGAGTAGTCGAGCAGGTTCTTGACGTGGCTTAAAAATGCAGTGAAGCGACGCAGGCTGCGTTTGGGTCGATATGATGTGTGGGTTGAGGGGCTCGCCACATATCTGCGTAGTACGTTCTTGATGAGGGCTAAAAACGCAGTGAagagagggggaggggggccGTGTTCTGTAGGGTTCCTAGATGAGTAGAGTACCTCATTACATTCCATCCCGGTGACTGATTAAATTGCAGTAAAGCACGCGGCATTGGAGCTTGCAAAATATCTCTTGAAAGGTACCCAATGAGGCTATCACGGCGTAATATGTAGCAGCTGCGAAACTTTTGGCTTGTTTTTGTGTTATTGCCACTTGTCCTTAGTCCTTAGTTGTAGGTTGTGTTATGGCTGTACTATTTCCAACTTATCTCTTAGAGACTTATAGCTGATCAGAGAGTCATAGAGGACGATGCCCTGATCGACTTATAGATCTTGAGGGTGGCTTGAGGACACCGACAAAGTCAAGTGCCAGCCATTCCAAAAGGTAGGTGAAGGTCCAGTCAGCGGGCTCTCTGGGAGATATATTTTCGACGATGGCTAAAAATGCAGTGAAGGATGCAAAGGGGATTGTCTGTCCAGGTACTTACGTTCCCGACGTGGGTTAAAAATGCAGTGAAGTAGGATTTTAGAGGCAGTGTAGCCACCAGCAAGACAATCGGTGCAAAGCTCCACCCAAGCAATACTTCAGGTACTCAAAGCATTCGGTTATAGCAGAGCATGATTTAAAGGGTTGTTTGCGACTGGACTTGCCTTTAGGTAAACTAATTCGTACCTACCTTATCTAAAGGTTCAGTCAGCGAGCTTTTTAAATAATGCTttcgacgaggatgacaaaAGCCGTGAAGCCCGCCAGTGTGGGGGGGATTGTTGGCGCTGGTATCCATCTAGCTACCACCCAACGTTGCCTACGTCCCCAACGTGggttaaaattgcagtgaaGATTTAAAGATATCATCGACTGTTTAGCTGCCTTGGCGGCGGGATCTGACGGATGCCCGCGGAGGCGGCCGAAGGACGccggcgaggccaagacccGGGATCGGACCGAGTGGAGATGGCTTCATTCCGGCAAGCTTTAAAGACCTTCCTGTTGTGagttggttgatgatgaagcagtCTCTCAAACAAGACTCAATCAAGACAGGCAGTCATcgcgtcgtcatcctcaatgCGGTCAGCAATTCACGACAACATCTCAACCATCTTGGGTCGTAAAACAAAGGGCCTTTCCAATCAGAACTAGCCAACACTGTGACTCTATCAAAAGAAGGTAACTTGCATGGAGTAATCGTCAGCTTGTCGTGATGGAATGCGTCGTCCTGATTGCGcgtttcttctcttttgaGACAATGCCAGCCACACCCCAGTCGGTTTCCACCAACCAATGAGGCCTAGCAAAAGTTCCTCAAtaacgacgacgacgcgcTCATCCTACGCTTCTCGTATCGTCATGATTTAATACCAAGGCTGAAACCGACATCTGATGCTTTGATATCCACTTCTCACAACTCTCAACCTCCACCGCTCGCCCTCAGCCATGTCTTCACGAGCTGAGCAATCGCGGGACGACGACCTCTCGGCTGACGCTGATGTCGAGAGCAACAGCGGATATGACAATGACGTAGCTCCGTCAGAAGGATCGCCGCTCCTCTCCAACGACTTGCCCCGCGACCTCGTTCCCTCCAGAGGGTTTCAGCGACGCGTCTTGCTTATGTGTCTTGTCTCGCTGTTTATTGTTGAAGTGAGCGAGTTCATCACGGATCCACCGCAGCAAAAGATTATAGAGGACATTATATGTCGGGGATATTATCCGGACCATGTTTTGCAGATAAAGGATCAACGTTGCAAGGATAATCATGTTCAGAAGACGTTGGCGATGGTTCGGGGGTGGCATCTGGCCTTTGGGATGGCAGTTCGTGAGTGAAAACACCACACTAGCGGGATAGTACTGACAAGAAATAGCCATCTTGCCGCAGTTTCCATTCGGAATCATAGCTGATAAATATGGAAGACGGCCCGTCTTGTTTCTATCACTCCTTGGCGCCTTGCTCCAGACAGCATGGGTCATGATGGTTTGTGAGTGCATCCTACCCGCAAGTTATCAAGTACTGCCTCTCACACTTCCTAGTATATTTCCCAGATGTCTTTTCCATCTGGGCTATTATCCCCGGaagcctcttcttcctcatcggaGGTGGAGGTCCAATGGCCGGCGCCATGGTCTGGACAATTGTAGCCGACGTCGTGCCCACTGCTGAACGAACTGGCGTCTTCTTTCGCCTCTTCGCCGCCAGCTTGCTCTTCAACGTCATGGTTAACCCTATCTCGGCTTGGCTGCTCAATTATGACCCATGGCTGTCCATGTGGATaggccttggcttcctcatTGCAGGTACCTTGTCGGTTCTGCTCATCCCAGAAACTCTCCGGTTCCGACAAAAGGCTGATAATCGTCGACGACATGGTCCTGGACacgaggatgatgctgaACCTGAGGAACACGGACATGGGGTCTCTTTGAGCAAGCACAGCGTCCTGAAGCAAGCCTGGTTTACGGTCAAGAACGACATGCAGCACGTGCGGCGATTCATCTTTGCGTCCAAGACCGTCATAATGCTCATACTCACAGTCGCAACCTATCTGCCGATCAGGGTTGCGTATAACGGCATCTTGCTACAGTACATGACAAAACGCTTCAACTGGGAGTGGTCTACAGTGAGTGTTCCATCATGTCAGATCCTATAGTCAATACTCACCGTTATCTAGGCTACATATATCTCCACAGTGGGCGTCCTGTCGACCGTGATATGCCTGCTTGTCGTTCTCcccatcgcatcgcatttGCTCAATGGGAGCTCTCGCTTTAGATCACGTCCCGTGAACAGAGATCTGATTCTGGCGCGCATCTCGCTGGTATTCGTGTCTTTCGGAGGGCTACTGATGGCCTTTGCAGGAGGCCCATGGCTCTTCATCATATCTCTCGTCATTACAAGCTTCGGCCATGGATTCAACGCTCTCTGCAGGGCCGTTCTCAATGCCGTGGTGGAACCGCACACGATCGCAACACTGAACACCACCATTACTCTCATTGAGATGGTCATGGGACTTGTGGCTGCTCCGGCTACGAGTTGGCTGTTTAGCCGTGGCATGGACCTGGGTGGCGCTTGGATGGGGCTGCCGTTCCTTGCCATAACAGGGCTGTCGGTTGGAGTCTGTGTGATGTTGTTTACCGTGAGAGTGCCTCATGGCGTGGCTCAAGCCCACAGTGACTGAGAGTCTAAATATTTGAACATGAGGAGCTTGGAAATACACAAAGAGAGATTATAGATATGTAAAGATAGGatatagtattaattaaatattttatagCGTTCAGTTCTAGGCTCCAGATCCATCTTCGTGGTGTTGGCCATGGCGCACGTTAGCGTCTTATCGATAAGCCTCCACACCCCGCGGCTGCCTGCTCCACCTCAGCTCCAGACAACCAACATCCATCATTCAACCTCCATACACCAATCTCCTCTGCGCTGCATCAGCGCAAACAGCCTGCTTACAGACCTATTTCCCTGTCTCATTAATCCGAATACCTTCCGAATCGCTCCTCGACCCCCCGAACCACCGTCATCATgtccgacgacgaggattTTATGCAAGAGTCGGACGAGGAGCAGCACG is a window from the Fusarium keratoplasticum isolate Fu6.1 chromosome 5, whole genome shotgun sequence genome containing:
- a CDS encoding Nudix hydrolase domain-containing protein, with product MSVSDSKVVSTGPLSEEEAHWIKLSKITYTDPKDVTRTWESAERRTRPKDADIDGVGIVAILDKPTGKEIILQKQYRPPIDMVAIEVPAGLIDEGETVEQCAVRELREETGYVGEVTETSPMMFNDPGFCNTNLRMVHVSIDMSLPENQNLKPELEENEFIEVFTVKLADLWDECKKLEAEGYAIDARVGTLAEGVLLAQRFKL
- a CDS encoding GH16 domain-containing protein, with amino-acid sequence MSSPKSFLASILTALPIALASCNGARAAAVDDSQCDCYVADNKYYSGHMFWDFRSLSQYAKVPALIQTQQGNADADFSSSFFNWESEFGQTWGLQNWENGNSEFPMQNSYNNIYIEKNTDNSPASDTFMTMRTARHKGFQSAAEFESINKYHYASMRMYARTKGSPGACTAMFTYLGGEKLADVQEADIEVLTSDPKGLIHYTNQPSYTEEGEEVVGASKAVTMPDGVKWTDWAAHRMDWTPKETVWKVNGKQTWVNSFQVPRDPAQFSFNAWSDGGDWTGTMAEGGVAYQQIQWIEILHGQADKATCKRVCSVDSGSEVGKPVRV